The Methanobrevibacter sp. TLL-48-HuF1 genomic sequence TTATAAAAAATAGTAAAAATGTAGGTTTATAATCTACCTACTTTAATTAAAGATTCAATAGGAACTTCTTCAATTTCAGAAAGTCCTGATTTATCAATTAGTACAGTAACAGCTATTGGTTCTCCACCATGATCTTTTACTGCATGAATAACTTCTTTTACAGTTTTACCACTAGTTATAACATCATCAACAATTACAACTTTTTTACCTTCAACAGATCCGAAGTTTGTACTTATAGCTCCTTCACCGTCATCTTTTTCTTTTCTGTGTTTGTGTGGGTGGTATACTGCAAGTGAGGTTTCAACTTCACTCATATCTTCTAAAAAGTCAGCCATCATAGTTGCAAATGGCACTCCGCTAACAGCTATTCCAAGTATTACTTCAGCTTCTCCATGTGATAATGCCATGTCACTTAAAGCTCCTGAAACATATCTTAAACGAGTTGAATTTCC encodes the following:
- a CDS encoding orotate phosphoribosyltransferase-like protein encodes the protein MKEKLIKKAQELRQHGFTTGEIADELNVSMDTARWLTLQKPAEEKPEAPVDFFINWKSLGGNSTRLRYVSGALSDMALSHGEAEVILGIAVSGVPFATMMADFLEDMSEVETSLAVYHPHKHRKEKDDGEGAISTNFGSVEGKKVVIVDDVITSGKTVKEVIHAVKDHGGEPIAVTVLIDKSGLSEIEEVPIESLIKVGRL